One window of the Trifolium pratense cultivar HEN17-A07 linkage group LG2, ARS_RC_1.1, whole genome shotgun sequence genome contains the following:
- the LOC123906445 gene encoding uncharacterized protein LOC123906445: protein MVKRKQIMTPALIGNPGSHYVCFVVNFKSCTFQFWNSINGERFLVKSGEPTTYKKMFDVWFKEVEAFVIELYKHWKMTIPFDFSKFKWETPKMPSQPDKDNCGVFCIKFLAEWEGDSKTSMDSFKNWNKLKKQDKVAKLMDLRIEICSTLLTHSSNSKVEYVVNQAASYYEEMAQKLQHDV, encoded by the exons ATGGTGAAAAGAAAACAG ATCATGACACCAGCACTCATTGGTAATCCAGGAAGTCACTATGTGTGCTTTGTTGTTAATTTCAAAAGCTGCACATTCCAATTCTGGAATAGCATTAATGGAGAGAGGTTCCTTGTGAAGTCAGGAGAACCAACCACTTACAAGAAGATGTTTGATGTCTGGTTTAAGGAAGTCGAGGCATTTGTCATAGAATTGTATAAGCATTGGAAAATGACAATTCCTTTCGACTTCAGCAAATTTAAGTGGGAAACTCCCAAAATGCCAAGTCAACCAGACAAAGACAATTGTGGAGTTTTCTGCATAAAGTTCCTAGCTGAATGGGAAGGTGACAGTAAGACCTCAATGGACTCTTTCAAAAATTGGAACAAACTCAAAAAGCAAGACAAAGTGGCAAAGCTAATGGATTTGAGGATTGAAATATGCTCCACACTTTTAACTCACAGCAGCAATTCAAAAGTGGAATATGTGGTAAACCAAGCAGCTTCTTACTATGAAGAAATGGCTCAAAAGCTGCAACATGATGTCTAG
- the LOC123906444 gene encoding UDP-glycosyltransferase 79B30-like isoform X2 — protein MVSSFSLHIAMYPWFAMGHQTAFIHLANKLAKKGHKITFFTPKKAQSKLEPFNLHPQSIKFITIKVPHVEGLPPNAETTADVPYPLQPNLMTAMDLTKPDIETHLINLKPHIVFYDFVHWIPLVTKPLGIKALHYCIISTVTVGYTLTPARYSKGNNISEFDLMEPPSGYPDSSIKLHSHEAKAFAAKRKESFGSNVLYYDRQAIALNEADALGYRTCREIEGPFIDYIQKQFNKLVLTSGPVILENPNSVLDEKWANWLGGFKTDSVVYCCFGSECILRPNLFQELMFGLELTGMPFFAALKPPFGFTTIEEALPEGFLERVEGRGVVYGGWVQQQLIMEHPSVGCFITHCGSGSLSEALVNKCQLVLLPNVG, from the exons ATGGTTTCATCATTTTCTTTGCACATAGCAATGTATCCATGGTTTGCAATGGGTCACCAAACTGCATTCATTCACCTAGCAAACAAGTTAGCCAAAAAAGGCCacaaaatcacttttttcacACCAAAAAAAGCACAATCCAAATTAGAACCATTCAATCTCCACCCTCAATCCATCAAATTTATCACCATCAAAGTTCCACATGTTGAAGGTCTTCCTCCCAATGCAGAAACAACAGCTGATGTTCCTTACCCTTTACAACCAAACCTCATGACAGCAATGGATCTAACAAAACCCGACATTGAAACTCATCTCATAAATCTTAAACCTCACATTGTCTTCTATGATTTCGTACATTGGATTCCATTAGTAACTAAGCCTTTAGGCATCAAAGCTCTTCATTATTGCATTATTAGTACAGTCACAGTTGGTTACACTCTAACACCAGCTAGATATTCTAAAGGAAACAATATATCTGAATTTGATCTCATGGAACCTCCTTCAGGTTACCCTGATTCATCTATCAAGCTTCATAGTCATGAAGCAAAAGCCTTTGCTGCTAAAAGGAAAGAATCTTTTGGTAGCAATGTTCTTTACTATGATAGACAAGCCATTGCATTGAATGAAGCTGATGCATTAGGATACAGAACATGCAGAGAAATTGAAGGACCTTTTATTGATTACATTCAGAAACAGTTTAATAAACTGGTTCTTACTTCAGGACCGGTTATACTTGAAAACCCAAATTCTGTTTTGGATGAAAAATGGGCTAATTGGCTTGGTGGATTCAAAACAGATTCAGTTGTTTATTGTTGTTTTGGAAGTGAATGTATTTTAAGGCCAAATCTATTTCAAGAATTAATGTTTGGTCTTGAGTTAACCGGTATGCCATTTTTTGCAGCATTGAAACCTCCTTTTGGTTTTACAACAATTGAAGAAGCATTACCAGAAGGGTTTTTAGAAAGGGTTGAAGGAAGAGGTGTTGTTTATGGTGGTTGGGTTCAACAACAGTTGATTATGGAACACCCTTCTGTTGGATGTTTCATTACACACTGTGGTTCAGGTTCTTTGTCTGAGGCATTGGTGAATAAATGTCAATTGGTTTTGTTGCCAAATGTTG GATAG
- the LOC123906447 gene encoding protein FAR1-RELATED SEQUENCE 5-like: MTIRSKEMMRGEATVIQEFFRNEAMSKPSFYYDMQVDAAEDIASIFWADGIMQLDYSLFGDVISFDTTYRTNNQYRPLAAFLGFDNHRKSVLFGAALLYDETAATFDWLFTTFLKCMSNKKPQTIYTDQATALLKSVPNIFQGVFHGLCSWHMSENAKKNLGTRANSSFFDEVTNLILNVEDESDFDYNWDRMMKNCFDGRPISYWTWLIQTHRNRMC, from the exons ATGACAATTCGTTCAAAGGAGATGATGAGGGGTGAAGCAACTGTAATTCAAGAGTTTTTTAGGAATGAAGCTATGTCGAAACCATCTTTTTATTATGATATGCAAGTTGATGCTGCAGAAGACATAGCTAGCATTTTTTGGGCAGATGGAATTATGCAACTGGATTATTCTTTATTTGGCGATGTCATCAGTTTCGATACAACGTACCGAACAAACAATCAATATCGTCCATTAG CCGCCTTTCTTGGTTTTGACAATCATCGCAAGAGTGTCTTATTTGGTGCTGCCTTACTGTATGATGAGACAGCTGCTACTTTTGATTGGTTATTTACCACATTCTTGAAGTGCATGTCTAATAAGAAACCACAGACGATATATACAGACCAGGCTACTGCGTTGTTGAAGTCAGTTCCGAATATTTTTCAAGGTGTTTTCCATGGTCTTTGTTCGTGGCACATGTCAGAGAATGCAAAGAAAAATCTTGGTACTCGTGCGAACAGTTCCTTTTTTGATGAGGTAactaatttgattttaaatgtaGAAGACGAATCAGATTTTGACTATAATTGGGATCGGAtgatgaaaaattgttttgatgGAAGGCCTATTTCATATTGGACATGGCTTATCCAGACTCATAGGAATCGTATGTGTTGA
- the LOC123906444 gene encoding UDP-glycosyltransferase 79B30-like isoform X1 produces MVSSFSLHIAMYPWFAMGHQTAFIHLANKLAKKGHKITFFTPKKAQSKLEPFNLHPQSIKFITIKVPHVEGLPPNAETTADVPYPLQPNLMTAMDLTKPDIETHLINLKPHIVFYDFVHWIPLVTKPLGIKALHYCIISTVTVGYTLTPARYSKGNNISEFDLMEPPSGYPDSSIKLHSHEAKAFAAKRKESFGSNVLYYDRQAIALNEADALGYRTCREIEGPFIDYIQKQFNKLVLTSGPVILENPNSVLDEKWANWLGGFKTDSVVYCCFGSECILRPNLFQELMFGLELTGMPFFAALKPPFGFTTIEEALPEGFLERVEGRGVVYGGWVQQQLIMEHPSVGCFITHCGSGSLSEALVNKCQLVLLPNVGDQILNARMMGNNLKVGVEVEKCEDGLYTKDSVCKAVSIVMDDENEISKEVKANHEKIREMLLNEDLESSYIDDFCKKLQEIVLENN; encoded by the coding sequence ATGGTTTCATCATTTTCTTTGCACATAGCAATGTATCCATGGTTTGCAATGGGTCACCAAACTGCATTCATTCACCTAGCAAACAAGTTAGCCAAAAAAGGCCacaaaatcacttttttcacACCAAAAAAAGCACAATCCAAATTAGAACCATTCAATCTCCACCCTCAATCCATCAAATTTATCACCATCAAAGTTCCACATGTTGAAGGTCTTCCTCCCAATGCAGAAACAACAGCTGATGTTCCTTACCCTTTACAACCAAACCTCATGACAGCAATGGATCTAACAAAACCCGACATTGAAACTCATCTCATAAATCTTAAACCTCACATTGTCTTCTATGATTTCGTACATTGGATTCCATTAGTAACTAAGCCTTTAGGCATCAAAGCTCTTCATTATTGCATTATTAGTACAGTCACAGTTGGTTACACTCTAACACCAGCTAGATATTCTAAAGGAAACAATATATCTGAATTTGATCTCATGGAACCTCCTTCAGGTTACCCTGATTCATCTATCAAGCTTCATAGTCATGAAGCAAAAGCCTTTGCTGCTAAAAGGAAAGAATCTTTTGGTAGCAATGTTCTTTACTATGATAGACAAGCCATTGCATTGAATGAAGCTGATGCATTAGGATACAGAACATGCAGAGAAATTGAAGGACCTTTTATTGATTACATTCAGAAACAGTTTAATAAACTGGTTCTTACTTCAGGACCGGTTATACTTGAAAACCCAAATTCTGTTTTGGATGAAAAATGGGCTAATTGGCTTGGTGGATTCAAAACAGATTCAGTTGTTTATTGTTGTTTTGGAAGTGAATGTATTTTAAGGCCAAATCTATTTCAAGAATTAATGTTTGGTCTTGAGTTAACCGGTATGCCATTTTTTGCAGCATTGAAACCTCCTTTTGGTTTTACAACAATTGAAGAAGCATTACCAGAAGGGTTTTTAGAAAGGGTTGAAGGAAGAGGTGTTGTTTATGGTGGTTGGGTTCAACAACAGTTGATTATGGAACACCCTTCTGTTGGATGTTTCATTACACACTGTGGTTCAGGTTCTTTGTCTGAGGCATTGGTGAATAAATGTCAATTGGTTTTGTTGCCAAATGTTGGTGATCAGATATTGAATGCTAGAATGATGGGAAATAATTTGAAAGTTGGTGTGGAAGTTGAGAAATGTGAAGATGGATTGTATACTAAGGATAGTGTTTGTAAAGCTGTTAGTATTGTGATGGATGATGAGAATGAAATTAGTAAGGAAGTAAAGGCTAATCATGAAAAGATTAGAGAGATGTTGCTTAATGAAGATCTCGAGTCATCTTATATTGATGATTTCTGCAAGAAGCTTCAAGAGATTGTTTTGGAAAATAATTGA